In Nocardioides bizhenqiangii, the DNA window AACGTGACCGGCACCGGGGACCAGCACGACGAGATGGCGTCCACCCTGAGTGGCTCGGTCGTCACCGTCGACATCGAGGACCCGGACCAGGAGGACGTGCAGAACGACGCGTCGTTCTTCCTCACGGTCGTCTGCCCGGCCTGATCCGCCACTGAACAAACTGCGTGGGCCTGGCTCCTTCGGGAGTCGGGCCCACGTTCGTTCTGGTCAGCGGTAGTTCGTGAACTGCACCGCGAAGTCGTAGTCCTGTGCCTTCACCAACGCCTGGACCGCCTGGAGGTCGTCGCGCTTCTTCGACGACACCCGCAGCTCGTCGCCCTGGATCTGGGCCTTCACGCCCTTCGGCCCCTCGTCGCGGATCAGCTTGCTGATCTTCTTGGCGTCCTCGGAGGTGATCCCCTCCTTCAGGGTGATGCCGATCTTCGACTGCTGGCCGGACGGGCGCGGCTCGGAGGCGTCGAGGATCTTGAGGGACTGGCCGCGCTTGATCAGCTTCTGCTGGAAGACGTCGAGTACGGCGGACGCGCGGTCGTCGGCGGAGGCGGTGATCTCGATCGCGTGATCGCCCTTCCACTCGATGGTGGCGCCCGTGCCCTTGAAGTCGAAGCGGGTCGCCACTTCGCGGGCCGTCTGGCCGAGCGCGTTGTCGACCTCCTGGCGGTCGATCTTGCTGACGATGTCGAACGAGGAGTCGGCCATGGGTTCTGGTCTCCGCTGGTTTCTTGGAGGGGCAGGTGCTGCGCTATTGTTTCGCGTCGTTGTCGACCGGCCAACCGGGGTCGCATTTCTCCGGTTCGCAAGCGGCCGCGACACCACCCTGGCAGGTTGCCCGAGCGGCCAAAGGGAGCTGACTGTAAATCAGCCGGCAACGCCTACAGTGGTTCGAATCCACTACCTGCCACGGCACGAAAACCGCCCCTGACCTGCGAAGCAAGGTCAGGGGCGGTTGTGCATTTGGCGGGCGGTTACAGCGAACTTACTGGGGCGAGGACGAGCGCTGGGAGCCACTCGGTAACGATCCTGCCGTCGACCTCGTGACTGACGAGGCCCTCCCATACGTCGCCGCGCCGACGCCACCTCACCACTAGACCGTCGCTGTCGTCGGCGCTCTCAGGCCGGTCGACGATGACTTCGTGTACGCCAGAAAAGATGTCTTGAATCGCCATGATGGCCGGTCCCTAGTGAGCCTCTGATGGCTCTGGCTTCGCCGCAATAGGCGGCATTGGTGCCGGGGGACGAACCGGGGTCTCGGGCCAGTCGGGCGACTTGGACTTTCGACTGTACGCCTACTCTCCGGATGGAGGGTCAGGGGTCGGGTACTGCTCAGCCAGCCAGCCCGCACTTGCGCGCACCGTCGACGGGCCCGGGGCCGGCTAGGTCCCGGAAGGTTCAGTCGAGTTGCCTCCGGGACCGCCGGGCGGCATTCCTGCGGCGCATGGCCGACCGAGTGCGCCACGTCTGGGTGCGACCTGAGCACAGCCCTACCGAGTGTCCCGGCCTGGTCCTCGAGTGGAGCCAGAACCCCGACTGGGAGGCGCTGACGGAAGTCCGTGACCGGCTGACGCAGATGACCGACTGACCATCAGGCGCCCCTTGGCCCAATTCGGGAGGGGGTTCGAGGGGCGTCGTGGCCGTGGCCCCCGCTCACGCCCGGACGACCTCGAGGCCGGCAGCCTCGAACGCCTTGGCGTCAGCGGTGTCGATGGCGTCGTCGGTCACCAGGACGTCGACGTCGTCGAGGGCGGCGAACCGCACCGTGCGCTCCTGCCCGACCTTGGTCGAGTCGCTGAGCACGACGACCCGCTCCGCGGCGGCGACCAACGCGCTCTTGGTCGCGGCCTCCTCCGGGTCGGGCGTGGACAGGCCGTGTCGCACCGAGATGCCGTTGGTGCCCACGAAGGCGACGTCGGCGCGCAGGTGGGCGATGGCCTCGACCGTGGCGTGGCCGACGGCCGCCTGCGTGGCCGCCCGCACTCGACCCGGGAGCAGGTGCAGCTCGACTTGCGGGAGCGGGGCCAGGATCGCGGCGATCGGGACGGAGTGCGTGATCACGGTCCACTGCTCGCCCGTCGGCAGCCGAGCGGCGAGCCGCGCCGTGGTGGTTCCCGCGTCGATCAGCAGGGTGCCGCCGCCCTCGGGCAGCTGCGAGAGGGCGGCCAGCGCGATCCGGTCCTTCTCCTCGGCGTTGACCTGGTCGCGGTCGGGCAGCCGTGCCTCGAGCATCGTGACCGAGCGCATCGACACCGCGCCGCCGTGGACGCGGCGGAGCAGCTGCAGCTTCTCGAGCTGGGACAGGTCGCGTCGCACCGTCTCCGTCGTGACGTCGAAGTGGCTGGCCAGCTCGGTGACCGCCACCCGGCCGCGGCTGGCGACCAGCTCGGCGATGGCCTGGTGCCTCTCCTCGGCGTACATGGTCGCCTCCTGCCTGGCCCAGCGCGGGGATCTTTGGATCTGTTGTCTTGGTCCCGATTATGTTGCTGCCCGCGGGGGTGGTCCAGCCGCCGCGCTGAGCCGGACCCGTTACGGCTCGACGGTGACCTTGATCGCCTCGCCGTTCTTGACGATGGTGAAGGCGTCCAGGACGTCGACCAGCGGGACGTGCCGGGTGATCAGGTCCTTGACCGGGACCTGGCCGGTGGAG includes these proteins:
- a CDS encoding DeoR/GlpR family DNA-binding transcription regulator — encoded protein: MYAEERHQAIAELVASRGRVAVTELASHFDVTTETVRRDLSQLEKLQLLRRVHGGAVSMRSVTMLEARLPDRDQVNAEEKDRIALAALSQLPEGGGTLLIDAGTTTARLAARLPTGEQWTVITHSVPIAAILAPLPQVELHLLPGRVRAATQAAVGHATVEAIAHLRADVAFVGTNGISVRHGLSTPDPEEAATKSALVAAAERVVVLSDSTKVGQERTVRFAALDDVDVLVTDDAIDTADAKAFEAAGLEVVRA
- a CDS encoding YajQ family cyclic di-GMP-binding protein gives rise to the protein MADSSFDIVSKIDRQEVDNALGQTAREVATRFDFKGTGATIEWKGDHAIEITASADDRASAVLDVFQQKLIKRGQSLKILDASEPRPSGQQSKIGITLKEGITSEDAKKISKLIRDEGPKGVKAQIQGDELRVSSKKRDDLQAVQALVKAQDYDFAVQFTNYR